A window of the Calditerricola satsumensis genome harbors these coding sequences:
- the ftsA gene encoding cell division protein FtsA: MRYSNVLVSLDIGTSRIRVIIGEVKNGAIHIIGVGTSVSEGLKKGAIVDIDQTVQAIRAAVQQAERMTEVPIREVFVGISGEHVQLVPTEGVVAVSSEDREIRDEDVIRVVQAAKVVAIPPEREIVDVVPREFIVDGLRGVSDPRGMIGVRLEMEGYLITGAKTVIHNLLRCVERAGLSLAGLFLEPLAVAEIALTKDDRQLGVALVDVGAGETQVSLFQHGDLVKMGTVPLGGDHVTNDIAYGLRTTTEEAERVKLKHGCALIDEASETETFRVASIGSDHEVEYNQVYLAEIIEPRMEEIFLHVRKKVLEMAGKDPAGGYVLTGGSMAMPGVLRLARETLGAAVRVAIPDYIGVRDPAYTTGVGLIQFAAKQMARLGAYEAAATKPKKRPAKASSGVFERVKNWLSEFI; this comes from the coding sequence TTGCGCTACAGCAACGTTCTGGTCAGCTTGGACATCGGGACCTCACGGATTCGCGTGATTATCGGCGAAGTGAAAAACGGCGCGATACACATCATCGGAGTGGGCACGTCGGTTTCCGAAGGGCTGAAAAAAGGGGCCATTGTTGACATAGATCAAACGGTGCAAGCCATCCGTGCCGCCGTTCAGCAGGCGGAAAGAATGACGGAAGTTCCCATTCGCGAGGTGTTTGTCGGCATTTCCGGCGAACACGTCCAGCTCGTTCCGACAGAGGGCGTGGTCGCGGTCTCAAGCGAGGACCGCGAGATTCGCGACGAAGACGTCATCCGCGTGGTGCAGGCGGCTAAGGTGGTGGCCATTCCCCCCGAACGGGAGATCGTCGATGTGGTCCCGCGCGAGTTCATCGTCGACGGCCTGCGCGGGGTGAGCGACCCCCGGGGCATGATCGGCGTCCGCTTGGAAATGGAAGGGTACCTCATCACCGGCGCCAAAACGGTGATCCACAATCTTTTGCGCTGTGTGGAACGCGCCGGCCTTTCCCTTGCCGGCCTCTTTTTGGAGCCGCTGGCCGTGGCGGAAATCGCCCTGACCAAAGACGATCGCCAGTTGGGCGTGGCGCTGGTCGACGTGGGCGCCGGCGAGACGCAGGTGTCTTTGTTCCAGCACGGCGACCTGGTGAAGATGGGCACGGTGCCGCTCGGCGGCGACCACGTGACCAACGACATCGCTTATGGCCTGCGCACGACGACGGAAGAGGCCGAGCGGGTCAAGCTGAAGCACGGCTGCGCGCTGATCGACGAGGCGTCGGAGACCGAAACGTTTCGCGTTGCCAGCATCGGCTCCGATCACGAGGTGGAGTACAACCAGGTGTACCTGGCGGAAATCATTGAGCCGCGCATGGAGGAGATCTTCCTCCATGTGCGCAAAAAGGTCCTGGAGATGGCCGGCAAAGACCCCGCCGGCGGTTATGTGTTGACGGGGGGATCGATGGCCATGCCTGGCGTGTTGCGGCTGGCTCGCGAGACGCTGGGCGCGGCGGTGCGCGTCGCCATTCCCGACTACATCGGCGTGCGCGACCCCGCCTACACGACAGGGGTCGGCCTGATCCAGTTTGCGGCGAAACAGATGGCCCGCCTCGGGGCGTACGAGGCGGCGGCGACGAAGCCAAAGAAGCGCCCGGCAAAGGCGTCCTCCGGCGTGTTCGAACGCGTGAAGAATTGGCTGAGCGAGTTTATCTAA
- a CDS encoding cell division protein FtsQ/DivIB, with the protein MERIPQVKPVRRRKANRRALVFLALFFLSLATFLFVRSPYSKIHAVHVTGTHLLSPGEVIRQSGLVPGHTLILFSADRVRERLARLPEVKETAVAWRWPNEVEIAVTERAVLAYVVQNGQHVPLLEGGVLLFHRAGKGPYVDLPLVTRWEEPRRLPQLAAGLTKLPAAVRERLSEIQLVPTAAYPDRVRLYTREGFVVYTSLAHLADKLAALPQLLDDRLRENPQERGVFYLFDAMWYEGTAKTADE; encoded by the coding sequence ATGGAACGGATTCCTCAGGTGAAACCCGTACGCCGTCGCAAGGCGAACCGCAGGGCGCTTGTCTTCTTGGCGCTCTTTTTTCTTTCCCTTGCCACCTTCTTGTTTGTCCGCTCGCCGTACAGCAAAATTCATGCCGTGCACGTGACGGGGACGCATCTCCTTTCGCCGGGGGAGGTGATCCGCCAATCGGGCCTGGTGCCCGGCCATACGCTGATCCTGTTCTCGGCGGATCGCGTGCGGGAGCGCCTCGCCCGGCTTCCGGAAGTGAAGGAGACGGCGGTGGCATGGCGCTGGCCGAATGAGGTGGAGATTGCCGTGACGGAGCGGGCCGTATTGGCCTATGTCGTGCAGAACGGCCAACACGTGCCCCTGCTCGAAGGCGGCGTGCTCCTTTTCCATCGTGCCGGCAAAGGGCCCTATGTGGATTTGCCCCTGGTAACCCGTTGGGAGGAGCCGCGGCGCCTTCCGCAGCTTGCCGCGGGGTTGACCAAGCTCCCCGCTGCGGTCCGGGAACGGCTTTCGGAAATCCAGCTGGTTCCGACGGCGGCCTATCCCGATCGCGTGCGCCTCTATACGCGCGAAGGGTTTGTCGTCTACACGTCGCTGGCGCACCTGGCGGACAAGCTGGCGGCCTTGCCCCAGCTCCTGGACGACCGCCTGCGGGAAAATCCGCAGGAGCGCGGGGTGTTTTACCTCTTTGACGCGATGTGGTACGAGGGGACGGCAAAGACGGCGGACGAGTGA
- the murB gene encoding UDP-N-acetylmuramate dehydrogenase, producing the protein MRKDACGTARRDGAVYEEVVRELQEADVGRVALGEPLSLYTTWKIGGPADVWVEPKDVAALQRVLAIVRAHGVPWTVIGRGSNLLVRDGGIRGVVLKLDKGFDYAHFEGDRVRAGAAFSVIRLAVLAGKEGLTGLEFAGGIPGSVGGAVYMNAGAHGSDISRVLKEATVLFPDGTLRTLTNRDLAFRYRTSRLQEEPGIVLEATFQLAHGDRKEIARVMAEYKDRRRRTQPLQQPCAGSVFRNPPGDHAGRLIEAAGLKGYRIGDAQISPIHANFIVNLGQATARDVLALIAHAQETVAKRFGVALEPEVLIIGEPAPRV; encoded by the coding sequence ATGCGCAAGGACGCGTGCGGGACGGCGAGGAGGGATGGCGCGGTGTACGAAGAGGTGGTTCGGGAACTGCAGGAAGCCGACGTCGGGCGGGTGGCGCTGGGAGAGCCCCTGTCCCTCTACACGACGTGGAAGATCGGCGGGCCGGCCGACGTGTGGGTGGAGCCGAAGGACGTCGCGGCGCTCCAGCGCGTGCTGGCCATCGTGCGCGCCCACGGCGTTCCGTGGACGGTGATCGGACGGGGGTCCAACCTTCTCGTGCGCGACGGCGGCATTCGCGGGGTGGTGTTGAAGCTGGACAAGGGCTTCGACTATGCCCATTTTGAAGGGGATCGGGTGCGGGCCGGAGCGGCCTTTTCGGTCATCCGCCTCGCCGTGCTCGCCGGGAAAGAAGGGCTGACGGGGCTCGAGTTTGCCGGCGGGATCCCCGGGTCCGTCGGCGGCGCGGTGTACATGAACGCCGGCGCGCACGGGTCCGACATCTCGCGCGTGCTGAAAGAGGCGACGGTGCTCTTTCCCGACGGCACGCTGCGCACGCTGACCAACCGGGACCTCGCCTTCCGGTACCGCACGTCGCGGCTGCAGGAGGAGCCCGGCATCGTCTTGGAGGCCACGTTTCAACTGGCGCATGGCGACCGCAAGGAGATCGCCCGCGTGATGGCCGAGTACAAGGACCGGCGCCGGCGCACGCAGCCCCTCCAGCAACCTTGTGCGGGCAGCGTCTTTCGCAATCCGCCCGGGGACCACGCCGGTCGGCTGATCGAAGCGGCGGGCCTCAAGGGGTACCGCATCGGCGACGCGCAAATCTCGCCCATCCATGCCAACTTTATCGTCAACCTGGGGCAGGCCACTGCACGCGACGTGCTCGCCCTCATCGCGCACGCCCAGGAGACGGTGGCCAAGCGCTTTGGGGTGGCCCTTGAGCCGGAGGTGCTCATCATCGGCGAACCGGCGCCGCGCGTTTGA
- the murG gene encoding undecaprenyldiphospho-muramoylpentapeptide beta-N-acetylglucosaminyltransferase — protein MRLVVTGGGTGGHIFPALAFAREAQRRVPGTEVLYIGSARGLETGIVEKAGFPFFAIEISGFRRQLSWENVKTVWRFLKGVHAAKRTLRAFSPDVVLGTGGYVAGPVVFAASRLGIPTVIHEQNVVPGLTNRFLARFADLVAVSFPGTEAAFPRARRVVVTGNPRATEVASADGEKGRRLLGVPADKRLILVVGGSRGARPINEAMLGALDRLGRRGDLHVVYVTGEVHYKTVRAAAGDRVPPNVTLLPFLYDMPDVLAGADLFVGRAGATTLAEITALGVPSVLIPSPYVTNNHQEKNARRLEAEGAAVVLREAELTPERLAETVLALCANPERLLAMRAAARRLGIPDAAARLWTAVEALLAERGRKR, from the coding sequence GTGCGGTTGGTGGTGACCGGAGGCGGGACGGGCGGGCACATCTTTCCCGCGTTGGCCTTTGCCCGCGAAGCGCAGCGCCGCGTTCCGGGAACCGAGGTGTTGTATATCGGTTCGGCCCGCGGATTGGAAACCGGTATCGTCGAGAAGGCTGGTTTTCCCTTCTTCGCCATCGAGATCAGCGGCTTTCGCCGACAGCTTTCCTGGGAAAACGTCAAAACGGTGTGGCGCTTTCTGAAGGGAGTCCACGCGGCAAAGCGGACCCTTCGCGCGTTTTCGCCGGACGTGGTGCTGGGCACGGGCGGGTATGTGGCCGGGCCGGTCGTCTTCGCTGCCAGTCGGCTCGGCATTCCCACGGTGATCCACGAGCAAAACGTCGTGCCGGGGCTGACAAACCGCTTTTTGGCGCGCTTCGCCGATCTGGTGGCCGTTTCCTTTCCGGGAACGGAGGCGGCCTTTCCCCGCGCGCGGCGTGTTGTGGTGACGGGCAATCCGCGGGCGACGGAAGTGGCCAGCGCCGACGGGGAAAAAGGCCGTCGCCTGCTTGGCGTGCCGGCGGACAAGCGGCTCATCCTCGTCGTGGGCGGCAGCCGCGGGGCGCGGCCGATCAACGAGGCCATGCTCGGGGCGCTGGACCGCTTGGGCCGCCGCGGCGACCTGCACGTCGTCTACGTGACCGGCGAAGTGCACTACAAAACGGTGCGGGCGGCCGCCGGCGATCGGGTTCCGCCGAACGTGACGCTCCTGCCCTTCCTGTACGACATGCCCGACGTGCTGGCCGGGGCGGACCTGTTCGTGGGGCGGGCCGGGGCCACGACCTTGGCCGAGATCACGGCCCTCGGCGTGCCGAGCGTGCTGATCCCGTCACCCTACGTGACGAACAACCACCAGGAGAAAAACGCCCGCCGCTTGGAAGCGGAAGGGGCGGCCGTCGTGCTGCGGGAGGCGGAGCTCACCCCCGAGCGGCTGGCGGAGACGGTGCTCGCCCTGTGCGCAAACCCCGAGCGCCTTTTGGCCATGCGCGCGGCCGCCCGGCGGCTCGGCATTCCCGACGCGGCGGCGCGGCTGTGGACGGCCGTCGAGGCCCTGCTGGCCGAGCGCGGCCGGAAGCGCTAA
- the spoVE gene encoding stage V sporulation protein E — translation MKTRTAPDWLILLPTLGLLAIGVIMVYSASAVLAHHAYGDNLYYLKRQLFFALLGVLALFVTMNIDYWTWRRFATAGLLVCFLLLLVVLIPGIGLVRGGARSWIGVGAFSVQPSEFTKLAMILFLARYLTERQKRILSFWRGLFPPLLLVGAAFGLILLQPDLGTGTVLVGTCVVMLFAAGARLAHLVGLALVGIAGFAALVLAAPYRIKRITAFLDPWQDPLGSGYHLIQSLYAIGPGGLFGLGLGASRQKFYYLPEPQTDFIFAILAEELGFLGGALVLLLFMLLLWRGMRTAITAPDLFGSLVATGIVAMIAIQVVINVGVVTGMFPVTGITLPFLSYGGSSLTLVLTAVGVLLNISRYAR, via the coding sequence ATGAAGACGCGCACCGCACCGGACTGGCTGATTCTGCTCCCCACCCTGGGCCTCTTGGCCATCGGCGTGATCATGGTGTACAGCGCCAGCGCGGTGCTCGCCCACCATGCGTACGGCGACAACCTGTATTACCTGAAGCGCCAGCTCTTCTTCGCCCTGCTCGGCGTGCTGGCCCTGTTCGTGACGATGAACATCGACTACTGGACGTGGCGGCGGTTCGCCACGGCTGGCCTGCTGGTCTGCTTTTTGCTCCTTCTCGTCGTGCTCATCCCGGGGATCGGCCTGGTCCGCGGTGGGGCGCGGAGCTGGATCGGCGTTGGGGCCTTCTCGGTGCAGCCGTCGGAGTTTACCAAGCTGGCGATGATTCTCTTTTTGGCCCGGTATCTGACGGAACGGCAAAAGCGCATCCTCTCGTTCTGGCGCGGACTTTTCCCGCCCCTTCTCCTCGTCGGTGCGGCCTTTGGGCTGATCTTGTTGCAGCCGGACCTGGGGACGGGGACGGTTCTGGTCGGCACCTGCGTCGTCATGCTGTTTGCCGCCGGGGCGCGCCTGGCGCATCTGGTCGGGTTGGCGCTGGTGGGCATCGCCGGATTTGCCGCCCTCGTCCTCGCCGCGCCGTACCGGATCAAGCGGATTACCGCCTTTCTCGATCCGTGGCAGGACCCGCTCGGTTCGGGATACCATTTGATTCAATCCCTATATGCCATCGGCCCGGGGGGCCTCTTTGGCCTTGGCCTCGGGGCGAGCCGGCAGAAATTCTACTACCTGCCGGAACCGCAGACGGACTTTATCTTCGCCATTTTGGCCGAAGAATTGGGCTTTCTCGGTGGCGCCCTCGTGCTGCTGCTCTTTATGCTGCTCCTGTGGCGGGGGATGCGCACGGCGATCACGGCGCCCGACTTGTTCGGCAGCCTGGTGGCCACCGGCATTGTGGCCATGATCGCCATTCAGGTGGTCATCAACGTTGGCGTCGTCACCGGCATGTTCCCGGTCACGGGCATCACGTTGCCGTTTCTCAGTTATGGGGGATCGTCGCTAACCCTCGTGCTGACCGCCGTTGGAGTGCTGCTCAACATCTCGCGGTACGCCCGGTGA
- the murD gene encoding UDP-N-acetylmuramoyl-L-alanine--D-glutamate ligase, with translation MKRVDCLVGARVLVLGLGESGYSAAVLLRRLGAHVVVNDQKPRDAVPLEKVADLERRGISVVLGSHPDDIVHAGVDWVVKNPGIPYTAPPVKQALALGIPVITEIELAYWVSEAPIIGITGSNGKTTTTTLVGHILRVEGRDVIVAGNIGRALCAAAVETRPNQLLVAELSSFQLLGTRTFRPWIGAVLNVYPAHLDYHGTFADYQRAKGRLFANQTHADHAVVNADCPASAELADGVRATVWAFSRRVPVDRGVFLRGDAAVFRGDGPEEVLFRIGDIALPGAHNVENVLAAALIARLAGASPAAIREAVRAFRGVEHRLEFVRELGGVRFYNDSKATNPEATKRALDAFEAPIVWIAGGLDRGLSFDSLIPSLKARVKAVVAYGQTAEQILETARRAGVDHRIRVETVEEAVPTAYAFAAPGDVVLLSPACASWDQFASYEERGRMFKAAVHRLIRG, from the coding sequence ATGAAACGCGTCGATTGCCTTGTTGGCGCGCGCGTTCTCGTTCTCGGGCTGGGGGAGAGCGGCTATTCCGCCGCCGTTTTGCTTCGCCGGTTGGGCGCGCATGTGGTCGTCAACGACCAAAAGCCGCGGGATGCCGTGCCGCTGGAAAAAGTGGCCGATCTTGAACGGCGTGGCATCTCCGTGGTGTTGGGCTCCCATCCCGACGACATTGTGCATGCCGGAGTGGACTGGGTGGTGAAAAACCCGGGCATCCCCTACACGGCGCCCCCGGTCAAGCAGGCGCTGGCGCTGGGGATTCCCGTGATCACGGAAATCGAGCTGGCGTATTGGGTGAGCGAAGCGCCGATCATCGGCATCACCGGGTCCAACGGGAAGACGACGACCACCACGCTGGTCGGCCACATCCTGCGCGTCGAGGGCCGTGACGTCATTGTCGCCGGAAACATCGGGCGGGCGCTGTGCGCGGCGGCGGTGGAGACGCGGCCAAACCAGCTGCTGGTTGCCGAGCTGTCCAGCTTCCAGCTGCTCGGCACTCGCACTTTCCGCCCGTGGATTGGCGCGGTGTTGAACGTGTATCCCGCCCACCTCGACTACCACGGCACCTTTGCCGACTATCAGCGCGCCAAGGGCCGGCTGTTTGCCAACCAGACGCATGCCGACCACGCCGTGGTGAACGCCGACTGTCCGGCGAGCGCCGAGTTGGCGGACGGCGTTCGCGCGACGGTGTGGGCCTTTAGCCGCCGGGTTCCGGTGGACCGCGGCGTCTTTTTGCGCGGCGACGCGGCGGTCTTCCGCGGGGACGGTCCGGAAGAGGTCCTGTTCCGCATCGGCGACATCGCGCTGCCCGGCGCGCACAACGTGGAAAACGTGCTTGCCGCCGCCCTCATCGCCCGCCTGGCCGGCGCCTCGCCGGCGGCGATCCGGGAGGCGGTGCGCGCGTTCCGGGGCGTCGAGCATCGCCTGGAGTTCGTGCGCGAACTCGGCGGCGTGCGCTTTTACAACGACTCGAAGGCCACCAACCCCGAGGCGACGAAGCGCGCCTTGGACGCCTTCGAAGCGCCGATCGTGTGGATCGCCGGGGGCCTTGACCGCGGCCTCTCCTTCGACAGCCTCATACCGTCGCTCAAGGCGCGCGTGAAGGCCGTGGTGGCGTACGGGCAGACGGCCGAGCAGATTTTGGAGACGGCCCGCCGCGCCGGCGTTGACCACCGCATCCGGGTCGAGACCGTGGAGGAAGCGGTTCCGACGGCCTACGCCTTCGCCGCGCCGGGCGATGTGGTGCTCCTGTCGCCGGCCTGTGCCAGCTGGGACCAGTTTGCCTCGTACGAGGAACGCGGGCGCATGTTTAAAGCGGCGGTGCATAGGCTGATACGGGGATAG